In Rissa tridactyla isolate bRisTri1 chromosome 22, bRisTri1.patW.cur.20221130, whole genome shotgun sequence, a single genomic region encodes these proteins:
- the SEMA6B gene encoding semaphorin-6B gives MGPPPRVPLVLLLLLVAERTAHGTFPEEPGPIAVAPEDYVKHYAVFVGHGTSRPAGPEGGSTQRLNIQRILKVNRTLFIGERDNVYRVSLEPTGAGEMRYHRKLTWRSNQHDISICRMKGKHEAECRNFVKVLLVRNESLLFVCGTNAFNPVCANYSMDTLEPVGDNISGMARCPYDPKHANVALFTGGMLFTATVTDFLAIDAVIYRSLGDSPTLRTVKHDSKWFKEPYFVHAVEWRSHVYFFFREIAMEFNYLEKVVVSRVARVCKNDMGGSQRVLEKQWTSFLKARLNCSVPGDSHFYFNVIQAVTDILELDGRPVVLAVFSTPANSIPGSAVCAFDMTQVAAVFEGRFREQKSPESIWTPVPEDMVPKPRPGCCASPGMRYNSSSTFPDEILNFVKTHPLMDEAVPSLGNAPWILRTMSRYQLRKIVVDNAAGPWGNHTVVFLGSSTGTVLKFLIQPNASTSPAPVPPGSQSVFLEEFETYQPGRCGRDTEDERRLLGLELDKAAGSLLLAFPPCVARVPVARCQQHSGCMRNCLGSRDPYCGWTPEGSCVFLEPSPRVAFEQDIAGSSTSHLGECEGLVTESFVDEPDGLVSVNLLVISSVAAFVIGAVISGFSVCWFIGHRDRKELARRKDKETILAHSESVVSVSRLGERRARGGQPGALLAPLMPNGWPKELGKVTQHDLDSGVLPTPEQTPLQQKRCPGALQNCTWEQSHNIINAALRDPGGSGTAGAGRLRAGSGRSARGIPLSCHAILVDQELEAELSDSSGDGHWGRDPQEGPHTRQHAPAGTRRPPRSSYGDFASTPHPSPDRRRVVSAPGGEGGDFTEGPPWHPEQLNFNANNGTGRPGAHLKRNHTFNSGEASGGSYGQHGTAPRAASAGPPRALTDLHHLLRYGVERTPSGK, from the exons atggggccaccaccccgcGTCCCCCtggtcctgctgctcctgctggtggcAGAGAGGACGGCTCACGGCACCTTCCCCGAGGAGCCCGGCCCCATCGCTGTGGCCCCTGAGGACT ATGTGAAGCACTACGCCGTCTTCGTGGGCCACGGGACGAGCCGACCAGCTGGCCCCGAGGGTGGGAGCACCCAGCGCCTCAACATCCAGCGCATCCTCAAGGTCAACCGGACCCTCTTCATCGGGGAGAG GGACAACGTCTACCGTGTCAGCCTGGAGCCCACCGGTGCCGGCGAGATGCGCTACCACCGG AAGCTGACGTGGCGCTCAAACCAGCACGACATCAGCATCTGCCGGATGAAGGGGAAACACGAG GCAGAGTGCCGTAACTTCGTCAAGGTGCTGCTGGTGCGGAATGAGAGCCTGCTCTTCGTCTGCGGCACCAACGCCTTCAACCCCGTCTGCGCCAACTACAGC ATGGACACTCTGGAGCCCGTCGGGGACAACATCAGCGGCATGGCCCGGTGTCCCTATGACCCCAAGCATGCCAACGTGGCCCTCTTCACAG GGGGGATGCTCTTCACTGCCACGGTGACGGATTTCCTGGCCATCGACGCTGTCATCTACCGCAGCCTGGGGGACAGCCCGACCCTCCGCACCGTCAAACATGACTCCAAATGGTTCAAAG AGCCCTACTTTGTGCACGCCGTGGAATGGAGAAGCCACGTCTACTTCTTCTTTCGGGAGATTGCCATGGAGTTCAACTACCTGGAGAAG GTGGTGGTGTCACGGGTGGCCCGGGTGTGCAAGAACGACATGGGGGGCTCACAGCGGGTGCTGGAGAAGCAGTGGACCTCCTTCCTCAAGGCCCGGCTCAACTGCTCCGTGCCGGGTGATTCGCATTTCTACTTCAATGTCATCCAAGCCGTGACGGACATCCTGGAGCTGGACGGACGCCCTGTGGTGCTGGCCGTCTTCTCCACGCCTGCGAACAG catccctggctCGGCCGTCTGTGCCTTCGACATGACGCAAGTGGCCGCCGTCTTCGAGGGACGTTTCCGGGAGCAGAAATCGCCTGAGTCCATCTGGACACCTGTGCCCGAGGACATGGTGCCGAAGCCCCG GCCCGGGTGCTGCGCGTCCCCGGGGATGCGCTACAACTCCTCCAGCACCTTCCCCGATGAGATCCTCAACTTTGTCAAGACGCACCCGCTGATGGACGAGGCGGTGCCGTCCCTGGGCAACGCGCCCTGGATCCTCCGCACCATGAGCCG GTACCAGCTCCGCAAGATCGTGGTGGACAATGCAGCGGGGCCGTGGGGCAACCACACCGTGGTCTTCCTGGGCTCCAGCACAGGCACCGTCCTCAAGTTCCTCATCCAGCCCAACGCCAGCACCAGCCCCGCACCCGTCCCCCCCGGCAGCCAGAGCGTCTTCCTGGAGGAGTTTGAGACCTACCAGcctgggag GTGTGGCCGGGACACAGAGGATGAGCGGCGGctcctggggctggagctggacaAGGCAGCggggtccctgctgctggccTTCCCCCCGTGTGTGGCCAGGGTGCCGGTGGCTCGCTGCCAGCAGCACTCAGGCTGCATGAG gaaCTGCCTCGGGAGCCGGGACCCCTACTGCGGCTGGACACCCGAGGGCTCCTGTGTTTTCCTGGAGCCCAGCCCCAG GGTGGCTTTCGAGCAGGACATCGCCGGCAGCAGCACGTCCCACCTGGGCGAGTGCGAGG GGCTGGTGACGGAGAGCTTTGTGGACGAGCCGGACGGGCTGGTATCGGTGAACCTGTTGGTGATCTCCTCCGTAGCAGCCTTCGTCATCGGCGCCGTCATCTCCGGCTTCAGCGTCTGCTGGTTCATCGGCCACCGGGACCGCAAGGAGCTGGCCCGCCGCAAGGACAAGGAGACCATCCTGGCACACAGCGAGTCGGTGGTGAGCGTCAGCCGGCTGGGCGAGCGGCGGGCGCGTGGCGGGCAACCCGGCGCCTTGCTGGCCCCGCTGATGCCCAATGGTTGGCCCAAGGAGTTGGGGAAGGTCACCCAACACGACCTGGACTCGGGGGTCCTGCCCACGCCAGAGCAGACCCCGTTGCAGCAGaaacgctgccctggtgccctCCAAAACTGCACCTGGGAGCAGAGTCATAACATCATCAACGCCGCCTTGCGGGACCCCGGTGGATCCGGCACTGCTGGTGCCGGTCGGCTGCGTGCTGGCTCCGGCCGCTCGGCTCGCGGCATCCCCCTCTCCTGCCACGCCATCCTGGTGGACCAGGAGCTGGAAGCCGAACTCAGCGACTCCTCGGGTGATGGGCATTGGGGTCGGGACCCCCAGGAGGGTCCCCACACCCGGCAGCACGCACCTGCTGGCACCCGCCGCCCACCCCGCAGCTCCTACGGTGACTTCGCCAGCACGCCGCACCCCAGCCCCGATCGCCGACGGGTGGTTTCGGcaccgggcggggaggggggagacttTACTGAGGGGCCACCCTGGCACCCCGAGCAGCTGAACTTCAACGCCAACAATGGCACGGGCCGCCCTGGCGCCCACCTCAAGAGGAACCACACGTTCAACAGCGGCGAGGCGTCGGGGGGCAGTTACGGGCAACACGGCACAGCACCCCGGGCAGCCAGCGCTGGGCCCCCCCGGGCACTGACGGACCTGCACCACCTCCTGCGCTACGGTGTGGAGCGGACTCCCTCGGGAAAATAG